The Larimichthys crocea isolate SSNF chromosome XI, L_crocea_2.0, whole genome shotgun sequence genome has a segment encoding these proteins:
- the LOC104921984 gene encoding pro-opiomelanocortin: protein MVCLCWLLVVVMAYVCVPGFGSVCWDSSICNDLSNKGRILDCIRFCMSVIKTEIPDLRALALEGNNDEDLLLSILLATMVPENKMSESDLKSHSDQRRSYSMEHFRWGKPSGRKRRPVKVFASSLEGGGSPESIFPFQARRQLSGNEDETKVDLNGDHNQLRAKVSSRSRVQLNPQERKDGTYRMSHFRWGSPPVSKRNGNFMKTWEEKPQNQLATLFRNIIVKDVQRIMG from the exons ATGGTGTGTCTATGTTGGCTCTTAGTGGTGGTGATGGCATATGTGTGCGTACCCGGGTTTGGGTCGGTGTGCTGGGACAGCTCCATCTGCAACGACCTGAGCAACAAGGGAAGGATACTG GACTGTATTCGCTTCTGCATGTCTGTGATCAAGACTGAAATACCAGACCTCCGTGCATTGGCCCTGGAGGGTAACAATGACGAAGACCTCTTACTCAGTATCCTTCTGGCCACCATGGTACCTGAAAACAAGATGTCAGAGTCAGATCTGAAATCCCACAGCGACCAGCGACGCTCCTATTCAATGGAGCATTTCCGTTGGGGCAAACCTTCTGGCCGTAAACGCCGGCCTGTGAAGGTTTTCGCTTCTTCTCTGGAGGGAGGGGGATCTCCTGAGAGCATTTTCCCCTTTCAGGCTCGCAGGCAGCTGAGTGGTAATGAGGATGAAACAAAGGTGGACCTGAATGGAGATCATAATCAGCTGAGGGCGAAGGTCAGCTCTAGATCACGTGTCCAGTTGAACCCACAGGAGAGAAAAGATGGGACCTATCGGATGAGTCACTTCAGATGGGGGAGCCCACCTGTCTCTAAACGTAATGGCAACTTTATGAAGACATGGGAGGAGAAACCTCAGAATCAGCTGGCCACCCTCTTCAGGAACATTATAGTCAAGGATGTGCAGAGGATAATGGGATGA